From the Flavimarina sp. Hel_I_48 genome, one window contains:
- a CDS encoding SusC/RagA family TonB-linked outer membrane protein yields the protein MEERKKLFFLSFKQLLFASCLLLTTGVFYAQEVTVSGNVTDGSTPLLGVNVIVDGTSNGTVTDFDGNYTLNNVSSTAVLNFSYVGFETSKVPVDGRNQIDVVLNADSQALSEVVVIGYGTQRKEAVTGSVASIGGAALREVPTVNVSEALTGRLPGVQLSQTSSQPGATQQIRIRGVRSLTASNDPLLVLNGVPFAGSLNDINPNDIKSLDILKDASATAIYGSRGANGVVLITTNTGQTSGEAQFSYDSFSGLKTVFGKYPMMSGPKFVALREAAGQFSNGPDEFDNINTDWQDLYYQSSLITSQNIAVSGGTTSGSYNVSLGYTRDEAVIPDQNFQRYSLNATFDDQLGEYIRFGLSTVTNYSVRKGGNLGVFGNLVSSPIADPYNEDGSLKRIIRMPLQDQWVYTHESIEGLGDSWIDESREFGSYNNFFGEVKIPGVEGLSYRINLGLNYRNTNGGNYTGQGVFSATPDNPSTASINNSTTTRYLVENIMTYDKTFNDKHKLNIVGLYSAEQTSFNSSNIAARDIPADQFQFYNLGQATGEIIVDPNNQGYYKSGLMSFMGRAQYEYDSRYFLTATFRFDGSSRLAQGYKWNTYPAISAGWGIGNEKFMQDVSWVNSLKIRAGYGETSNQSVDPYSTLGLLSTRPYNFGPDDYAVGYYVNQLPNAELGWEYSTTYNFGVDFSLFNYRLTGTAEYYITNTNDILLGVGLPPTAGVDGYTANIGETQNKGFEVSLNGTIIDNPEGVSWDLGVNLYSNQNELVALASGQERDEGNSWFVGSPINVIFDYERIGLWQEGDPYLDILEPGGNVGMIKVRYTGEYNDDGTPVRQIGPDDRQVRNTMPDFQGGFNTRLSYKNFDFNVVGTFQDGGTLISTLYGSSGYLNLLSGRQGNVDVDYWTPENTGAKYPKPGGVVSSDNPKYGSTLGYFDGSYLKVRTITLGYNFDQDLLENIGVDNLRIYGTVQNAFVLFSPYHDESGMDPVTNSYGDENAAASNYQRRLLTIGTNTPATRNYLLGVNLKF from the coding sequence ATGGAAGAAAGAAAAAAACTATTTTTTTTAAGTTTCAAACAATTGCTATTTGCAAGTTGTTTGTTACTCACAACCGGGGTGTTTTACGCGCAGGAGGTCACCGTTTCCGGTAATGTTACTGATGGTAGCACACCCCTTTTAGGTGTAAACGTTATTGTGGACGGTACTTCAAATGGTACCGTAACAGATTTTGATGGTAATTATACCCTTAACAATGTATCAAGTACTGCGGTGCTTAATTTTAGTTATGTTGGCTTTGAGACCAGTAAGGTTCCCGTAGATGGAAGGAATCAGATCGACGTTGTTCTTAATGCCGATTCACAAGCATTGAGCGAAGTCGTGGTCATAGGTTATGGTACGCAAAGAAAAGAGGCCGTGACGGGTTCTGTAGCTTCTATAGGCGGTGCGGCTTTGCGGGAAGTTCCCACAGTAAATGTCTCAGAAGCGCTAACTGGGCGTTTACCTGGTGTACAGCTTTCGCAAACGTCTTCGCAACCGGGCGCAACGCAACAGATCCGTATTCGGGGAGTGCGTTCTTTGACTGCTAGCAATGATCCTTTACTTGTTCTTAACGGTGTTCCCTTCGCAGGTTCTTTGAATGATATCAATCCTAATGATATTAAGAGCCTGGATATATTAAAAGATGCTTCGGCTACGGCTATCTACGGTTCGCGCGGTGCGAATGGGGTAGTGCTAATAACCACAAACACTGGCCAGACCTCTGGCGAAGCACAGTTTAGTTACGACTCCTTTTCTGGTCTTAAAACCGTTTTCGGAAAATACCCTATGATGAGCGGTCCTAAATTTGTCGCATTGCGCGAAGCAGCCGGACAGTTTAGCAATGGTCCAGATGAGTTTGACAATATAAATACAGACTGGCAGGACCTATATTATCAAAGTAGTTTGATAACCAGTCAGAATATCGCCGTTTCTGGAGGTACAACAAGTGGAAGTTACAATGTAAGTTTGGGTTATACTAGGGATGAAGCTGTGATTCCAGATCAAAACTTTCAGCGTTATTCGCTTAATGCGACCTTTGATGATCAACTAGGTGAATATATTCGCTTTGGTCTTTCTACGGTTACCAATTATTCGGTTAGAAAAGGTGGAAATCTTGGTGTTTTCGGAAATTTGGTTTCTTCTCCCATTGCAGATCCTTATAATGAGGACGGTAGCCTGAAAAGAATCATACGTATGCCCTTACAGGATCAATGGGTATATACCCATGAAAGCATAGAGGGACTTGGGGATTCATGGATAGATGAAAGTAGGGAATTCGGTTCTTACAACAACTTTTTTGGTGAAGTGAAAATTCCGGGAGTTGAAGGGTTGAGCTATAGGATCAATCTTGGTTTGAATTATAGAAATACAAACGGTGGTAATTATACCGGTCAGGGAGTTTTTAGTGCTACACCAGATAATCCTTCAACAGCGTCAATAAATAATTCCACCACAACGCGTTATCTCGTTGAGAACATCATGACGTATGATAAAACCTTCAATGATAAGCATAAACTAAATATTGTAGGACTTTATTCCGCTGAACAGACCAGCTTCAATAGTTCTAACATAGCAGCGCGCGACATACCTGCAGATCAGTTTCAATTTTACAATTTAGGGCAGGCTACCGGTGAAATTATTGTGGATCCCAACAATCAGGGGTATTATAAAAGCGGACTTATGTCCTTTATGGGCCGTGCACAATATGAATACGACAGCCGCTATTTTCTTACGGCTACCTTTAGGTTTGATGGCTCTTCACGTTTGGCACAGGGATACAAATGGAACACTTATCCAGCAATTTCCGCGGGCTGGGGGATAGGTAATGAAAAATTTATGCAAGATGTTTCCTGGGTAAATTCCTTAAAGATTCGAGCAGGTTATGGGGAAACCTCTAACCAGTCTGTTGATCCTTATTCTACCTTGGGATTATTAAGTACAAGGCCTTATAACTTTGGTCCAGACGATTATGCGGTAGGATATTATGTGAATCAACTTCCGAATGCAGAGTTGGGCTGGGAATATTCAACTACCTATAACTTTGGTGTTGATTTTTCACTTTTCAATTACAGGCTTACCGGTACTGCCGAATATTACATCACGAACACCAATGATATTTTACTTGGTGTAGGTTTACCACCTACGGCAGGAGTTGATGGCTATACTGCCAATATTGGTGAAACACAAAATAAAGGTTTTGAAGTTTCCCTTAATGGTACCATCATAGATAATCCAGAGGGTGTTAGTTGGGATCTGGGCGTAAATCTTTATTCTAACCAGAATGAACTTGTTGCATTAGCATCTGGTCAGGAACGTGATGAGGGAAATAGCTGGTTTGTGGGAAGTCCCATTAATGTAATATTTGATTATGAGCGAATAGGGCTGTGGCAAGAGGGTGATCCCTATCTGGATATTTTAGAACCAGGTGGTAACGTTGGTATGATAAAGGTACGTTACACTGGTGAGTACAATGATGATGGCACTCCTGTAAGACAGATAGGTCCTGATGATAGACAAGTTCGTAATACCATGCCTGATTTTCAAGGTGGTTTTAATACCCGTCTGTCTTATAAGAATTTTGATTTCAATGTGGTGGGTACCTTTCAAGATGGCGGTACGTTAATAAGTACGTTATACGGCTCCTCTGGCTACCTCAATCTTTTGAGTGGCCGTCAGGGCAATGTGGATGTTGATTACTGGACTCCGGAAAATACTGGTGCCAAATACCCAAAACCAGGAGGGGTAGTCAGTAGTGATAATCCTAAATATGGTTCAACATTGGGCTACTTTGATGGTTCCTATTTAAAAGTACGTACCATAACCCTGGGGTATAACTTTGATCAAGATCTGCTGGAAAATATAGGCGTTGATAATCTAAGGATCTACGGTACGGTTCAGAACGCCTTCGTTTTGTTTTCCCCCTATCACGATGAATCAGGTATGGATCCCGTAACAAATTCTTATGGGGATGAAAATGCAGCTGCATCTAATTATCAAAGAAGATTACTTACCATAGGTACAAATACCCCAGCGACCAGAAATTATTTACTAGGGGTAAACCTTAAATTTTAA
- a CDS encoding glycoside hydrolase family 43 protein, whose protein sequence is MIQKKNSFLDKLLIFSLLCSIISCKNNTDKDSVESDEKQTAEEKNENTIKGPLATDLYTADPSAHVFNDKLYVYPSHDYDSGIPEDDLGSHFAMKDYHVYSMDSVGGEVIDHGIALDLPDVPWAKMQLWAPDAAEKDGTYYLFFPAKDKDSIFRMGVATSKNPQGPFTAEKEPIKGSFSIDPAVFEDTDGEYYMYFGGIWGGQLQRWSSGEYSKEDTYPADDAPALHPKVAKMGDDLLSFAETPKDVIILDENGKELTTGDNDRRFFEAAWVHKYKDKYYFSYSTGDTHNIVYATGDNPYGPFTYQGVLLKPVLGWTNHHSIVEYNGKWYLFFHDSSLSKGKTYLRSVKMTELHYNDDGSIQTIDAKVENP, encoded by the coding sequence ATGATTCAGAAAAAAAATAGCTTTCTTGACAAACTTCTAATTTTCAGCTTATTATGTTCAATTATCAGCTGCAAAAATAACACAGATAAAGATTCCGTAGAATCAGACGAAAAGCAAACTGCTGAAGAAAAGAATGAAAATACCATCAAAGGTCCCCTGGCAACAGATTTGTACACAGCAGATCCCTCTGCCCATGTATTTAATGACAAACTCTATGTGTATCCTTCCCATGATTACGATTCGGGAATTCCAGAGGATGATTTGGGCAGCCACTTTGCGATGAAAGATTATCACGTATATTCCATGGATAGCGTAGGCGGTGAAGTTATAGATCATGGTATCGCACTGGATCTTCCAGACGTACCGTGGGCAAAAATGCAACTCTGGGCGCCCGATGCCGCTGAAAAAGATGGAACCTATTACTTATTTTTCCCAGCTAAGGATAAGGACAGTATATTTAGAATGGGCGTAGCTACAAGCAAGAACCCACAAGGTCCCTTTACTGCCGAAAAAGAGCCCATAAAAGGCAGTTTTAGCATAGATCCGGCAGTTTTTGAGGATACTGACGGAGAGTATTACATGTATTTTGGCGGGATCTGGGGCGGCCAGCTACAGCGTTGGTCTTCTGGAGAATATAGCAAAGAAGACACCTATCCTGCTGACGATGCTCCCGCATTACATCCCAAAGTTGCAAAAATGGGCGATGATCTGCTAAGTTTTGCAGAAACTCCAAAAGACGTTATAATTCTCGATGAGAATGGAAAAGAACTGACCACGGGGGACAATGACAGACGCTTTTTTGAAGCGGCCTGGGTTCATAAATACAAGGATAAATACTACTTTTCATATTCAACCGGTGATACACACAACATCGTCTATGCTACCGGAGATAACCCCTATGGTCCATTTACATATCAAGGTGTGCTATTGAAGCCGGTGCTGGGTTGGACAAACCACCACTCTATCGTAGAGTATAATGGTAAATGGTACCTTTTCTTTCATGACAGTTCCCTTTCAAAAGGAAAAACCTATTTGCGCAGCGTAAAAATGACCGAACTTCATTATAACGATGACGGTTCCATACAGACTATTGATGCCAAGGTAGAAAATCCATAA
- a CDS encoding RagB/SusD family nutrient uptake outer membrane protein gives MNYKKTKLVTISTVMLGLFTLSCSSDILEETPRATYEPGFFRTETGVIGGITSMYGHLRNIYGQAYFYNTTETGTDEVTYGQSADQNFLVMDVSGQGNITPQDSRADVLWTAAYSNINTANGVIENAAEVGISPMLTAEANFFRAFDYFLLVQTFGGVPLDLGAGELMFNTNPTRTSVRNTVPEVYTRVIFPDLLTAIENLPTQPRVTGGATQTLARLYLAKAYLTYAWWLDNPNNIPTYPETNRIDPDGNDARFYFQQAYDLSIEGIENPGPFALQESFFAINNAANDRNSEILFYADHTETSEFYNGGSLTYSSGGAPDNFAGWMMTWNYTNLRSSTAPVGGDIIGSVQREDSQFLGRPWTRMAPTIGAITETFANKDQDSRYDGTFTTAYRGNWPKAQVDQTVLYNANNLPVAPGDAILTFLDEQPGENIVYPDDQGNSNVGAGVLPGRADYVIGPEDISRIVYPGLWKLGPYRTNTGDDLGQPNAASTRPFNIAKFSEFYLIAAEAVVKGASPEGGYTARELVNVLRARAGVWTFDNKENEERNDDFSEQLTSETPSAIDINYILAERSREYYGEGYRWYDLIRTQKWEEIAGSYEIAGSQFGDHEAQTITRSIEPYLYLRPIPQIQMDRLDMSPAELTNYQNPGY, from the coding sequence ATGAACTATAAAAAGACAAAATTAGTTACGATATCTACGGTAATGTTGGGTCTGTTTACACTCTCCTGTTCCAGCGATATTCTTGAAGAAACTCCGCGTGCGACATACGAACCTGGCTTTTTTAGAACAGAAACAGGTGTTATTGGGGGTATAACCTCTATGTATGGGCACTTGAGAAACATTTACGGTCAGGCCTATTTTTATAATACCACAGAGACCGGTACAGATGAGGTCACTTATGGTCAAAGCGCAGATCAGAACTTTCTTGTTATGGATGTTTCCGGTCAGGGAAATATCACGCCACAGGATAGTAGGGCTGATGTATTGTGGACGGCGGCTTATTCTAATATCAACACCGCAAATGGTGTAATCGAAAATGCTGCGGAAGTGGGAATTTCACCCATGTTGACCGCAGAGGCCAATTTTTTCAGGGCATTTGATTACTTCTTATTAGTACAGACTTTTGGCGGTGTGCCGCTAGACCTTGGTGCTGGAGAACTTATGTTCAATACAAATCCCACACGTACATCTGTGAGAAATACAGTTCCCGAAGTGTACACGCGTGTGATCTTTCCAGATTTGCTGACCGCTATTGAAAATCTCCCCACCCAGCCTCGTGTTACCGGTGGGGCAACTCAAACCCTTGCGAGACTTTATCTTGCAAAAGCCTACTTAACTTATGCATGGTGGTTGGATAACCCGAATAACATCCCTACCTATCCTGAAACGAACAGGATAGATCCTGATGGTAACGATGCACGATTCTATTTTCAGCAAGCATATGATTTATCTATTGAGGGTATCGAAAATCCAGGCCCGTTTGCTCTTCAGGAATCCTTTTTTGCCATAAATAATGCTGCAAATGACCGAAATAGCGAAATTCTGTTTTATGCTGATCATACCGAAACCAGTGAATTTTATAATGGCGGAAGCCTAACCTACAGCAGCGGCGGTGCACCAGATAATTTTGCTGGCTGGATGATGACGTGGAATTATACAAACCTTAGAAGTTCTACCGCACCCGTAGGTGGCGACATCATAGGATCAGTACAGCGGGAAGATTCACAATTTCTTGGTAGACCGTGGACGAGGATGGCTCCTACCATTGGTGCGATTACCGAAACCTTTGCAAACAAAGATCAGGATTCGCGATATGATGGTACATTCACTACGGCATATCGTGGTAACTGGCCAAAAGCGCAAGTGGACCAGACCGTTCTTTATAATGCCAATAATTTACCGGTAGCACCTGGAGATGCAATTCTTACTTTTCTAGACGAGCAGCCCGGCGAAAACATTGTGTATCCAGATGATCAGGGAAATAGCAACGTAGGCGCTGGCGTTCTACCAGGAAGGGCTGATTATGTTATAGGGCCAGAAGATATAAGCAGAATTGTTTATCCAGGCCTTTGGAAGTTGGGCCCATACAGAACCAATACAGGTGACGATCTGGGACAACCCAATGCAGCAAGTACAAGACCTTTTAACATAGCCAAGTTTTCTGAATTTTATTTGATTGCGGCAGAAGCAGTTGTTAAAGGTGCTAGCCCTGAGGGAGGTTATACCGCAAGGGAATTAGTAAATGTTTTGCGCGCGAGAGCTGGTGTATGGACATTTGATAATAAAGAAAATGAAGAACGGAACGATGATTTTAGTGAACAACTTACATCAGAAACCCCAAGCGCTATAGATATCAATTATATTTTGGCGGAGCGTTCAAGAGAATATTATGGAGAAGGTTATCGCTGGTATGATTTGATCCGTACTCAAAAATGGGAGGAAATAGCAGGTAGTTATGAAATTGCAGGTAGTCAGTTTGGAGATCATGAAGCTCAGACGATTACACGTTCCATCGAGCCTTATTTATATCTGAGGCCTATACCGCAGATTCAAATGGACCGACTTGATATGAGTCCGGCAGAACTAACTAATTATCAAAACCCGGGATATTAA
- a CDS encoding sialate O-acetylesterase, translating to MKKINLLLFIALQCVFSVSSAQIKLPKLVSDGMVLQRDTPVNLWGWSKPQEVISIVFAEKNYTTRADSEGNWKLKLDATPAGGPYTIALSASNTITLNDVVFGDVWLCSGQSNMELPMSRVSPLYEDEIASANNAEIRYFEVPKTYDFKEEKQDITFGKWEKVTPETIENFSAVAYFFAKNLNAELQVPIGLINSSLGGSPAEAWISEEGLKKFPEYYTEAERFKDNDLIDSIEQSDQTRRDTWYKTLNDTDQGIINNWKSADFDFSGWKIMNIPGYWAATEIGDKNGSVWFKKQVEIPKKWLNRPIKLLMGRIVDADSIFVNDTFIGNTTYQYPPRRYEIPAGILRDGKNTITVRVLNESGKGGFVEEKPYKLVMDEQEIDLRGKWHYKLGSEMPFLQGQTFIRWKPEGLYNAMIAPFTSMNLKGVIWYQGESNADTPAEYQELFTTLIEDWRSKWNAPEFPFLFVQLANFMATKEEPGDSNWARLRDAQRRTLAVPHTGMAVTIDIGEGNDIHPLNKKDVGDRLAQAAKHVAHGKNVVAGSPLYDSMEIEGDTIIIRFKNTGSGLMAKNGKPGYFAIAGEDQKFIWADAVIKDDKILVSSPAIKNPVAVRYGWADNPEGANIYNKEGFPASPFRTDNW from the coding sequence TTGAAAAAAATCAACTTATTACTGTTTATAGCGCTACAGTGCGTATTTAGCGTATCCAGTGCCCAGATCAAACTGCCAAAATTAGTTTCTGACGGAATGGTTTTGCAACGGGATACTCCCGTAAATCTCTGGGGCTGGTCAAAGCCACAGGAAGTGATTAGCATTGTTTTTGCCGAGAAGAACTACACCACAAGGGCAGACAGTGAAGGTAACTGGAAGTTAAAGCTAGATGCTACTCCTGCCGGAGGCCCGTACACAATAGCGTTATCTGCAAGTAATACAATAACGCTAAATGATGTTGTATTTGGTGACGTCTGGCTGTGTTCTGGCCAGTCCAATATGGAGCTGCCCATGTCTAGGGTAAGCCCTTTATATGAAGATGAAATTGCGAGTGCAAATAATGCCGAAATACGCTATTTTGAAGTGCCAAAAACCTATGATTTTAAGGAGGAAAAGCAAGATATTACCTTTGGTAAATGGGAAAAAGTTACTCCAGAGACCATTGAAAATTTTTCTGCTGTGGCTTATTTCTTCGCAAAAAACCTAAATGCCGAGTTGCAAGTACCGATTGGCCTTATCAATTCAAGTCTGGGCGGTTCACCGGCAGAAGCATGGATTAGTGAAGAAGGTTTGAAAAAGTTTCCTGAATATTATACTGAAGCTGAAAGGTTCAAAGACAACGACTTAATCGATTCTATTGAGCAAAGCGACCAGACGCGCCGTGATACCTGGTATAAAACATTGAATGATACTGATCAGGGAATCATTAATAACTGGAAGTCAGCCGACTTTGATTTCTCAGGTTGGAAAATAATGAATATCCCCGGCTATTGGGCAGCGACAGAAATTGGCGACAAAAACGGTTCGGTTTGGTTTAAAAAACAGGTAGAAATACCTAAAAAATGGCTAAATAGACCTATAAAATTACTCATGGGGCGCATTGTTGATGCAGATTCCATTTTTGTAAACGACACTTTTATAGGGAATACCACGTATCAATATCCGCCACGACGCTATGAAATTCCGGCAGGAATTTTACGAGATGGAAAAAATACGATAACCGTTCGTGTACTAAACGAGTCCGGAAAAGGCGGTTTCGTTGAAGAAAAACCATATAAGCTTGTAATGGATGAACAAGAAATCGATCTTCGTGGTAAATGGCATTATAAACTTGGATCTGAAATGCCCTTTCTTCAAGGACAAACTTTTATACGCTGGAAACCTGAAGGACTTTACAACGCGATGATCGCTCCATTTACCTCAATGAATTTAAAGGGTGTTATCTGGTATCAGGGAGAATCAAATGCGGATACACCAGCAGAATATCAAGAATTGTTTACCACTTTAATTGAAGATTGGCGCAGCAAATGGAACGCACCAGAATTTCCATTCTTGTTCGTACAGTTGGCCAATTTTATGGCTACAAAAGAAGAGCCGGGAGATAGCAACTGGGCACGTTTGCGGGATGCCCAACGGAGAACACTTGCAGTTCCCCATACCGGAATGGCAGTTACCATAGACATTGGAGAGGGCAACGATATTCATCCTTTGAACAAAAAAGATGTAGGCGATCGTCTCGCGCAGGCTGCAAAGCATGTAGCACACGGCAAAAATGTAGTTGCTGGAAGTCCGCTTTATGATTCTATGGAAATTGAGGGAGATACGATCATAATTCGTTTTAAAAACACCGGTAGTGGCCTTATGGCAAAAAACGGTAAACCCGGTTATTTTGCGATTGCGGGCGAAGATCAAAAATTCATCTGGGCAGATGCCGTTATTAAGGACGATAAAATATTAGTCAGTAGCCCGGCAATTAAAAATCCCGTGGCCGTACGCTACGGCTGGGCAGATAATCCCGAAGGAGCTAATATTTATAACAAAGAAGGGTTTCCTGCCTCACCTTTTAGGACAGATAACTGGTAG
- a CDS encoding sugar-binding protein, which produces MKTTSKLTVLSVLLVLLIAFESYGQLPLVYNSENTGSNCNMPPLPDPGDLQNIPKLPDPFAWSNGIGRSTQFSDWECRRNEIKAEIQEYEIGLKPIAPADITASYADGVLTVNVMKDGETLTLTSQVTMPEGDGPFPVVIGMNSATGSLPDSLFEGVIKIPFMHNQVVSYSQGSRNPDDPYFKLYPEFHPDEDTYLMGNYSAWSWGVSRLIDGIAMVQDQLRADVSHIAVTGCSYAGKMALFAGAFDERIALTIAQESGGGGAPAWRVSETIGNVEKIDNTNYSWFLPNMGAKFDGRVGILPHDHHELMAMVAPRALLITGNTSYEWLANPSAYVSARATEEVYKALGIEDRFGFYIDGDHNHCAIPESEQPSIRAFVDKFLFDDTSAETEIRVNPYGDTVDYRSWISGWTDTDPNTPNIMINSPEDNATFEAPATVTITATVSDENDDVQKVEFFNGAELLGEDADAPYAFTWENLEGGTYQLSAKATDAQGLLGYSNVIKITVTTPPSSVYKVTTPPEIDGMIDDLWENAKINVLEAENVLLGDSIEETDLSGIAKVIWDDTFMYILAEVTDDIKLNDSPNAIYQDDNIEIYLDGNNGKTNTYEPGNDVQYTFRWDDGDFVGTSNGISTEGIAYVMQGTDTGYIFEAKIPLANLGITTEDGMMIGFDFMINDDDDGGDRDAKLSWHATNDSAYQNTSVFGTVVLAGETLSIGDIIENQNIMVYPNPSKNVLLIKGVEHQFNYEIINAAGNKVHSGKANKSINIEHLAQGVYFLKIINKQKSGTMKFIKG; this is translated from the coding sequence ATGAAAACTACATCTAAACTTACCGTTTTATCTGTGCTTTTAGTATTATTGATTGCTTTCGAGAGCTATGGTCAACTTCCGTTGGTCTATAACTCTGAAAATACGGGATCCAATTGTAACATGCCGCCGTTGCCAGATCCTGGCGATCTTCAGAATATCCCGAAATTGCCCGATCCTTTTGCATGGTCAAACGGAATTGGCCGCTCTACCCAGTTTAGCGATTGGGAGTGCAGGCGCAATGAAATTAAGGCCGAAATCCAGGAATACGAAATTGGATTAAAACCCATAGCGCCAGCGGATATCACTGCTTCATACGCAGATGGCGTGCTTACTGTTAATGTTATGAAAGATGGAGAAACACTAACCCTCACGTCTCAGGTAACCATGCCCGAAGGTGACGGCCCTTTTCCCGTTGTAATAGGGATGAACAGTGCCACAGGGAGCCTTCCTGACTCTCTTTTTGAAGGTGTGATAAAGATTCCTTTTATGCATAATCAGGTGGTGAGCTATTCTCAGGGTTCCAGGAATCCCGATGATCCTTATTTTAAACTGTACCCAGAATTTCACCCTGATGAAGACACCTATCTCATGGGCAATTACAGCGCCTGGTCATGGGGCGTAAGCCGTTTAATAGATGGTATAGCAATGGTTCAGGATCAGTTGCGGGCAGATGTCTCGCATATTGCCGTTACAGGCTGCTCTTATGCTGGTAAAATGGCGCTTTTTGCCGGCGCTTTTGATGAGCGTATTGCCCTCACTATTGCGCAGGAATCTGGCGGTGGTGGCGCTCCGGCATGGCGTGTTTCTGAAACCATAGGCAATGTGGAAAAAATTGACAATACCAATTATTCCTGGTTTTTACCCAATATGGGCGCTAAATTTGACGGTCGGGTTGGCATTTTGCCCCATGATCATCACGAACTTATGGCTATGGTCGCTCCACGTGCTTTGCTTATTACGGGCAACACCAGCTATGAATGGCTGGCCAATCCTTCCGCTTATGTTTCTGCCCGGGCTACCGAAGAGGTCTACAAAGCTTTGGGTATTGAAGACCGTTTTGGGTTTTATATAGATGGCGATCACAACCATTGCGCAATCCCAGAAAGTGAGCAGCCGTCCATTCGTGCTTTCGTAGATAAATTTCTTTTTGACGATACTTCCGCAGAGACCGAAATTCGTGTAAATCCTTACGGGGATACGGTAGATTATAGGAGCTGGATATCTGGTTGGACCGATACAGATCCCAACACGCCTAATATCATGATCAACAGTCCTGAAGATAATGCCACTTTTGAGGCACCCGCAACGGTCACTATCACCGCTACGGTTTCAGACGAAAATGATGATGTACAAAAGGTTGAATTTTTTAACGGTGCAGAACTTTTGGGTGAAGATGCAGATGCGCCTTATGCCTTTACCTGGGAAAACCTTGAAGGGGGAACCTACCAACTTTCTGCAAAAGCCACAGATGCACAAGGATTATTGGGTTACTCAAACGTTATAAAAATAACGGTTACCACACCGCCAAGTTCGGTTTATAAAGTGACCACACCACCGGAAATTGATGGAATGATTGATGACCTCTGGGAAAATGCCAAGATCAATGTATTGGAGGCGGAAAATGTTTTACTGGGCGACTCCATTGAAGAGACTGACCTTAGCGGAATTGCAAAAGTAATCTGGGATGATACCTTTATGTATATCCTCGCCGAAGTCACTGATGATATCAAGCTCAATGATAGTCCAAACGCGATTTATCAGGATGATAATATAGAGATTTATTTAGATGGAAATAATGGCAAAACCAATACATATGAGCCCGGAAATGATGTGCAATACACATTCAGATGGGATGATGGCGATTTTGTGGGAACCAGTAACGGCATTTCAACCGAAGGTATAGCATACGTAATGCAGGGCACGGACACCGGATATATTTTTGAAGCTAAAATTCCGCTGGCAAACTTAGGGATTACTACCGAAGATGGGATGATGATAGGTTTTGATTTTATGATCAATGATGACGATGACGGCGGTGATCGGGATGCTAAACTTTCATGGCATGCAACCAATGATTCTGCATATCAGAATACTTCCGTTTTTGGGACGGTGGTGCTGGCAGGAGAAACACTTTCCATAGGTGATATCATTGAAAACCAAAATATAATGGTCTATCCTAATCCTTCTAAAAATGTGTTATTGATTAAAGGGGTAGAGCACCAGTTTAACTATGAAATAATCAATGCTGCAGGAAATAAAGTGCACTCTGGAAAAGCCAATAAGAGTATTAATATAGAGCATTTAGCTCAGGGCGTGTATTTTTTGAAAATCATAAATAAACAAAAAAGCGGCACTATGAAATTTATAAAAGGTTAA